The Microbacterium luteum nucleotide sequence ACCCCGCGCGACGTCGGTCACCGCGCCGCAGAAGCCGTCGCCGGCGACTTCGACGACGACGCCGAGCTCCGCCGCGACCTGCGCGATCTTCGGCGCTGTGCGCGCCCGCCAGCCGTCAGCGAGCACATCCGACCCGTACCGATCGTCGATGGCGTCCCCGTTCATCGGTCCTCCTCACCAGCGCGTCAGAATACCGTCGCGATGCGCGCCCGCCGGTCAGCGGCACGCTCGGCGCGGCCGATGGCTCCCACGATCTACCGCCGCATGTCGCCGCCTGCATAGACTCGGTCCGGGACTGGCCGAGAGGGGAAGCCGGATGCGTGCTCGATCAGCGTGGGCGCTCGCGCTCGCCGCCGCCCTCGCTCTGGGCGGCACCGCCTCGGTCGCGTCGGCCACCGACCCCGTCGAGCTCGGTTCGGGATACATCGTCGACGCCGTCGACGTGCTCTCCGACGACGAGGAAGCCGCCCTGTTCGACCGCCTGAGCGAGCTGTACGACACGACCGGCGTGGACCTGTACGCCGTCTTCGTCGACGAGTTCACCAATCCCGCCGACGCGCAGTCCTGGGCGGACGAGGTCGCTTCCGGCAACGGCCTGGGACCACAGCAGTACCTGCTGGCCGTCGCGGTCGACGGCCGGCAGTACTACATCTCCGCCGACACCACCGGCCCCCTCACCGACGAACAGGTCGCGGCCATCGAGGAGTCCATCGTTCCCGACCTCCGCGACGGCGACTACGCCGGCGCGGTCGTCACCGCCGCCGACGGCATGCAGGAGGAGCTGGACTCCGGCATATCGCCCTGGGTCATCGTGCTCCTGGTCGCCACAGCGGTGTCGATCGTGGTGCTCATCTGGCTCGTGGTGCGGAACCGTCGTGCGAACAGCGCCGCCGGGCGCCCGAAGACTCCCCCGGTGGTGCCCCTCGCCGATCTCGAGCGGGAGGCGTCGTCGGCCCTCGTGCAGACCGACGACGCCCTGAAGACGAGCGAACAGGAGCTCGGGTTCGCGCGTGCCCAGTTCGGTGACAAGGCGACCACGGAATTCGTCGAGGCGCTCTCGACCGCCCGGCGCCTGCTCGAGAAGGCCTTCACCCTCCGGCAGCGCCTCGACGACGAGACGCCGGATTCCGACGAGCAGAAGCGCGCCTGGAACCAGCAGATCATCCAGCTGTGCGCGCAGGCCGATGCCGGCCTCGACGACAAGGCCGAGGCCTTCGACGAACTGCGGCGCCTGGAGCAGGATGCGCCGGAGGCGCTCGCCCGAGCGCGCGATGCGCATCGGCGCGCCGCCGACGCCCTCGAGGAGGCCGACGCACGGCTGACATCGCTCACGGCCTCCTACGCCCCCGACGCCCTCGCGACGATCGCAGACAACCCCGCACAGGCCCGCGAGCGGCTGAGCTTCGCCGACGAGCAGCTCACCGCCGCCGACGCCGCCATCGCCGACGGCGAGCGCGGTGACGCCGCGGTGTCGATCCGCGCGGCCGAAGACGCCGTCGGGCAGGCCGAGCTGCTCGAACAGGCGGTGCACAAGCTCACCGCCGATTTCGCCGAGGCCGAGCGCGGCGCATCCCACCTGATCGCCGACCTCGAGAACGACATCGCCACCGCGAGCGCGCTCCCGGATCCCGACGGCCGGATCGCCGCGGTGATCGCCGCCACGCGCGGCGAGATCGACCGAGGCAGAGGCATGCTCACCGGCACCGACAGGCGCCCGCTGATGACGCTGCAGGCGCTCGAAGCCGCGAACACGCAGATCGACGACACCGTGCGGGCCGTTCGCGACGAGCAGGAGCGGGCGCGACGCGCCGCACAGCTGCTCGATCAGCAGATCCTGCAGGCGCAGGCGCAGATGTCCGCCGCTGAGGATTTCATCACGGCGCGGCGCGGCGCGGTCGGCGCGCAGGCGCGCACGCGGGTCGCCGAGGCCGGCGCATCCCTCGTTCGCGCGCAGCAGCTTCGGGCGAGTGATCCGGCGCAGGCCCTCACGCACACGCAGCGGGCGGATCAGCTGGCCGCCCAGGCGATTCGCTCCGCGCAGGCCGACGTCGGATCGTTCTCCGGCTCGATGCAGAGCACACGTTCGGGTGGCGGTGACATGATGGGCGCCGTGCTCGGCGGTATCGTCATCAACTCGCTCCTCGGCGGTGGCTCAGGCGGTCGCCGCGGCGGCGGCTTCGGCTTCCCGCGCGGCGGCGGCTCACGCGGGCGGTCCTCACGCGGCGGCTTCCGCCCCGCCAGCTTCGGCGGTGGAGGCACGCGCGGCCGACGGGGCGGAGGCCGCTTCTGATCCGACCCCGACGCCGCCCCTCGACTCCCGTCCCCTCCGCATCCCGACCAGAACCATCGACAGGAAGGAACCTCGTGATGGCAAAGCAGTCCATCTTCGGCCGCATCTCCACCCTCATCAAGGCGAACGTCAACGCCCTGATCGACTCGGCCGAAGACCCGCAGAAGATGCTCGACCAGCTCGTGCGCGACTACACGAACAGCATCGCCGACGCCGAGTCGGCCATCGCCGAGACCATCGGCAACCTGCGCCTGCTGGAGCGCGACCACCAGGAGGACGTGCAGGCGGCCGCGGAGTGGGGCAACAAGGCCCTCGCGGCGAGCAAGAAGGCCGACGAGCTGCGCCAGTCCGGCCACACGGCGGATGCCGACAAGTTCGACAACCTCGCCAAGATCGCGCTGCAGCGCCAGATCAGCGAGGAGAACGAGGCGAAGGCGATCGCGCCGACCATCGCCACGCAGACCGAGGTCGTCGACAAGCTCAAAGACGGTCTGAACGGCATGAAGCAGAAGCTCGAGCAGCTGAAGGCCAAGCGCAGCGAGCTGCTCGCCCGCGCGAAGACGGCCGAGGCGCAGGTGAAGGTCCACGACGCGGTCCGGTCCATCGATGTGCTGGATCCGACGAGCGAGCTGGGACGCTTCGAGGACAAGGTGCGCCGCCAGGAGGCCCTCGCCGCCGGCAAGCAGGAACTGGCCGCCTCGAGCATCGACGCGCAGTTCGAAGCGCTCGAAGACGTCGGGCAGCTCACCGAGGTCGAGGCGCGCCTGGCCGCGCTGAAGACCGGCGGCTCGTCACAAGGCGCGATCGGCTCCTGAGCATTCGAAGGCGCTCGGCTGCGGCCGGGCGCCTTCGGTATGCCGGCGGGACCGCCGCCCCGCCGGCAGGTTCCTGCACCGCGGCACACCGGCAGGTGCCGCCGCCGAGCTGGACACCAACTCAGGCTGGCCGCCCATCCACCCTGCCGGGGACGCCGGAATCCCGCCACCCGCGCACGCTCAGCCTGAGTTCGGGCACACCGGGTACTCAATCGCGCCCACCGCCCCGACGCCGCGCCGCCGCCCCGACGCCGCGCCGGCAGGTGCCGCCGCCGCGCTGGACACCAACTCAGGCTGGCTGT carries:
- a CDS encoding TPM domain-containing protein — its product is MRARSAWALALAAALALGGTASVASATDPVELGSGYIVDAVDVLSDDEEAALFDRLSELYDTTGVDLYAVFVDEFTNPADAQSWADEVASGNGLGPQQYLLAVAVDGRQYYISADTTGPLTDEQVAAIEESIVPDLRDGDYAGAVVTAADGMQEELDSGISPWVIVLLVATAVSIVVLIWLVVRNRRANSAAGRPKTPPVVPLADLEREASSALVQTDDALKTSEQELGFARAQFGDKATTEFVEALSTARRLLEKAFTLRQRLDDETPDSDEQKRAWNQQIIQLCAQADAGLDDKAEAFDELRRLEQDAPEALARARDAHRRAADALEEADARLTSLTASYAPDALATIADNPAQARERLSFADEQLTAADAAIADGERGDAAVSIRAAEDAVGQAELLEQAVHKLTADFAEAERGASHLIADLENDIATASALPDPDGRIAAVIAATRGEIDRGRGMLTGTDRRPLMTLQALEAANTQIDDTVRAVRDEQERARRAAQLLDQQILQAQAQMSAAEDFITARRGAVGAQARTRVAEAGASLVRAQQLRASDPAQALTHTQRADQLAAQAIRSAQADVGSFSGSMQSTRSGGGDMMGAVLGGIVINSLLGGGSGGRRGGGFGFPRGGGSRGRSSRGGFRPASFGGGGTRGRRGGGRF
- a CDS encoding PspA/IM30 family protein, producing the protein MAKQSIFGRISTLIKANVNALIDSAEDPQKMLDQLVRDYTNSIADAESAIAETIGNLRLLERDHQEDVQAAAEWGNKALAASKKADELRQSGHTADADKFDNLAKIALQRQISEENEAKAIAPTIATQTEVVDKLKDGLNGMKQKLEQLKAKRSELLARAKTAEAQVKVHDAVRSIDVLDPTSELGRFEDKVRRQEALAAGKQELAASSIDAQFEALEDVGQLTEVEARLAALKTGGSSQGAIGS